One genomic window of Phoenix dactylifera cultivar Barhee BC4 unplaced genomic scaffold, palm_55x_up_171113_PBpolish2nd_filt_p 000097F, whole genome shotgun sequence includes the following:
- the LOC103713408 gene encoding uncharacterized protein LOC103713408: protein MKLVWCPETAARAYIDAVKALAEQEVGETEVAEMVSAMAGGWKAQLIVDAGTCGDCAATSVGLQAAARYTGGRHICVVPEGQSLMEYREVMRRAGLESAVAATPVMAGEAEEVMRELEGVDFVVVDWRRRDAAKVLRAARAGPGGMVVVCRSAGRWRGSAAAVVKGAGMRVVRSALLPIEWGVEVLYVGVGKGPSLDGSRSRWIRHVDQDGEEHLFRR, encoded by the coding sequence ATGAAGCTGGTTTGGTGCCCGGAGACAGCCGCCAGGGCCTACATCGACGCCGTGAAGGCACTCGCCGAGCAAGAAGTTGGCGAGACCGAAGTGGCCGAGATGGTCTCTGCCATGGCTGGCGGATGGAAAGCCCAGCTCATCGTCGACGCCGGGACCTGCGGCGATTGCGCGGCCACCAGCGTCGGACTCCAAGCGGCTGCACGTTACACAGGAGGCCGCCACATATGCGTCGTCCCGGAAGGGCAGTCGCTGATGGAGTACAGGGAGGTGATGCGAAGGGCTGGGCTGGAGTCCGCGGTGGCGGCGACGCCGGTGATggcgggggaggcggaggaggtgaTGAGGGAGCTGGAGGGGGTGGATTTCGTGGTGGTGGACTGGCGGCGGAGGGATGCGGCGAAGGTGCTTAGAGCGGCGAGGGCGGGGCCGGGAGGGATGGTGGTTGTGTGCAGGAGCGCCGGGAGGTGGCGGGGCAGCGCTGCGGCGGTGGTGAAGGGGGCGGGGATGAGGGTGGTGAGGTCGGCTCTTTTGCCGATAGAGTGGGGAGTGGAGGTGCTTTACGTTGGAGTGGGGAAGGGGCCGAGCTTGGACGGCAGCCGGAGCCGGTGGATCCGGCACGTCGATCAGGATGGGGAGGAGCACCTGTTCCGGCGATGA